A single region of the Amphiura filiformis chromosome 7, Afil_fr2py, whole genome shotgun sequence genome encodes:
- the LOC140157944 gene encoding lactadherin-like produces MWKRRYSAVIACFSPVVCSSPEALGLENGTLTDTQITASSEGSITRSNGAIKYFAARNARLHHSSYWRPLFSDENPWIRVHLDGVHVITGLVSQGSGGYNDKSSCVKSYMVQYQHLSVNASEMEFIKDVTGKSAKVFQANTDSSTMVSIQFDQAITTNTIQVMPQKCIWLNTKTLIGQSSERHCSLRMEILGCSTVIN; encoded by the exons ATGTGGAAGAGAAGATACTCTGCAGTAATTGCTTGTTTTTCACCTGTAGTTTGTTCATCCCCTGAGGCGCTTGGCTTGGAGAATGGCACATTGACTGATACACAAATAACTGCTTCAAGTGAGGGATCTATCACCCGGAGTAATGGTGCGATAAAATACTTTGCTGCCCGCAACGCAAGACTCCATCATAGTTCCTACTGGCGACCATTATTCAGCGATGAAAATCCGTGGATCAGAGTTCATCTAGATGGAGTTCATGTCATCACCGGGCTCGTGAGTCAAGGAAGTGGAGGATACAATGATAAAAGCTCATGTGTGAAATCTTACATGGTTCAGTATCAACACTTAAGTGTGAATGCATCAGAGATGGAATTTATCAAAGATGTGACTGGCAAATCAGCTAAG GTGTTCCAAGCCAATACAGACAGCAGTACAATGGTGTCGATACAATTTGACCAGGCTATCACTACAAATACGATCCAGGTGATGCCGCAGAAGTGTATATGGTTGAATACAAAGACCCTTATCGGCCAATcatcagaaagacactgtagTTTGAGGATGGAAATCCTGGGGTGTTCAACAGTTATTAATTAA